The following are encoded together in the Plasmodium vinckei vinckei genome assembly, chromosome: PVVCY_12 genome:
- a CDS encoding heat shock protein 90, putative, with the protein MDKKYKSKSSVEGYSNSSDEEYKKKKKHDKKKKKKKKDREKEKSKKHGSHKKDKDRKSKRKKKYDDSDDNIGKSNSTSATSLSFLCEGYDSLNEKLDKRGASNSIEKHKDTKKKSKKKNKEDEYKKNQESKQSEQSEKEDPEDYENENGATDDDTDSVGPKPLDINVKLANKQMDYGGAMMPGEGQAIAQFIQKGKRIPRRGEVGLSAEAIENFESLGYVMSGSRHKRMNAIRMRKENQVYSAEEQRALAMFNYEERANRENALITDLKEILRKQNETILNEEQNDT; encoded by the coding sequence ATggacaaaaaatataaaagtaaaagTAGTGTAGAAGGATATAGCAATTCTTCTGATGAAGAgtacaaaaagaaaaaaaagcacgataaaaaaaaaaaaaaaaaaaagaaagatagagaaaaagagaaaagCAAAAAACATGGAAGTCATAAAAAGGATAAAGATAGAAAAAGCAAacgtaaaaaaaagtatgaCGATTCAGACGACAATATAGGAAAATCAAATAGTACTTCAGCCACATCCTTGTCTTTTCTATGTGAAGGATATGACTCACTAAATGAAAAGTTGGATAAGCGAGGTGCCTCTAATTCTATTGAAAAACATAAGgatacgaaaaaaaaaagcaaaaaaaaaaataaagaagacgaatataagaaaaatcaAGAAAGTAAACAAAGTGAACAGTCTGAAAAAGAAGATCCTGAAGATTacgaaaatgaaaatggaGCAACGGATGATGATACAGATAGTGTAGGACCAAAGCCTCTCgatataaatgtaaaattgGCAAATAAACAAATGGATTATGGTGGTGCTATGATGCCAGGAGAAGGGCAAGCAATAGCACAGTTTATTcaaaaaggaaaaagaaTACCAAGACGTGGTGAAGTTGGATTATCAGCTGAAGCAAtagaaaattttgaaagTCTTGGGTATGTTATGAGTGGATCAAGACATAAACGAATGAATGCAATACGTATGAGAAAAGAAAACCAAGTTTATAGTGCCGAAGAGCAAAGAGCCTTAGCTATGTTTAATTATGAAGAAAGGGCAAATAGAGAAAATGCATTAATAACAGATTTAAAGGAAATTTtaagaaaacaaaatgaaactATATTAAATGAAGAACAAAATGATACCTAA
- a CDS encoding heat shock protein 90, putative, whose amino-acid sequence MLKVNSNSISNISGDNSGNNHDNEKGDSNNKGENSPISKEEMTDEKKEREKKYMELKKKLDLLKLKKKLANNENRNSLKQNDESYNNNINKSEQNSSAEKKETLIKDKEKMRETLKKKLEKLKRENELYNYEKQQKKDEYNHNRDSNSSDYTKQKKHKKKRRSSTNENSDSYHDKNKYKYDDNKRGHEKYRKTAMRSSYGSTSISNDRMLNKKRRDNSPSSHSFRKKDKPHRKRSRTRSSSRSHSNRKGGRGKRRRSTYSNSSGESKWRMRRVSRNRKDGRKNYDHSKGYDNRRSYNRYKRSESRYYSSDNDFHKNKKRDLYDDRHSNYKRGEKSSYKYLYNKKNGEKIEKKYHRLPLGHYADKESWNDYTNWLQKKNKYRFDLPFDQHKIYRRSQSLSPTTWENILENSVSKDSDQNEKHKKKSTDDKKEKKKKKKKKI is encoded by the coding sequence ATGCTAAAGGTAAATAGCAATAGTATAAGCAATATTAGTGGGGATAATAGTGGTAACAATcatgataatgaaaaaggTGACTCAAATAATAAGGGAGAAAATTCACCCATATCAAAAGAGGAAATGAcggatgaaaaaaaagagagggaaaaaaaatatatggaacttaaaaaaaagttagaccttttaaaattaaaaaaaaaactcgCCAACAACGAAAATAGAAATtcattaaaacaaaatgatgaatcatacaataataatataaataaaagtgaACAAAATAGTAGtgcagaaaaaaaagaaacattaataaaagataaggaaaaaatgcgagaaacattaaaaaaaaaattagaaaaattaaaaagggaaaacgaattatataattatgaaaaacaacaaaaaaaagacgaATATAATCATAATAGAGATAGTAATAGTAGTGATTatacaaaacaaaaaaaacacaaaaaaaaaagacgcAGTAGTACCAATGAAAATAGTGATAGTTAtcatgataaaaataaatataaatatgatgataataaaagagGGCATGAAAAATATCGAAAAACGGCAATGAGATCTTCATATGGCTCGACATCTATAAGTAATGATAGAatgttaaataaaaaaagaagagaCAACTCACCAAGTAGTCATTCTTTTAGGAAAAAAGACAAACCCCATCGAAAAAGAAGTCGTACTCGCAGCAGCTCCCGTAGTCATAGCAACAGGAAAGGGGGAAGAGGCAAACGACGAAGAAGCACATACAGCAATAGTAGTGGGGAGAGCAAATGGAGAATGCGACGAGTTAGTAGAAACAGAAAAGATGGAaggaaaaattatgatcATAGCAAAGGCTATGACAATAGACGAAGTTATAATAGATACAAACGTTCCGAATCACGCTATTATAGTAGCGACAATGACTttcacaaaaataaaaaacgtGATTTATATGACGATAGGCattcaaattataaaaggGGAGAAAAAAGTagctataaatatttatataataaaaaaaacggcgaaaaaattgaaaaaaaatatcatcgTCTCCCTCTGGGTCATTATGCAGATAAAGAGAGTTGGAATGATTATACTAATTGgctacaaaaaaaaaataaatatagatttGATTTGCCTTTTGAtcaacataaaatatatagacgATCTCAGTCTCTATCTCCAACAACAtgggaaaatattttggaaAATTCCGTGAGTAAAGATAGCgatcaaaatgaaaaacataagaaaaaatcaacagatgataaaaaagagaaaaaaaaaaaaaaaaaaaaaaaaatataa
- a CDS encoding elongation factor 1 (EF-1), putative: MANTYDELYVPLSYYILHNDGNTDNSGTSQGAKKGNKKKEVGKSSLIIDIKPYGEDTNLDEVLKLVKEIEMEGLTWGKAHKKTPFAFGLFKLQVSCIIVDDLVNTDELIEMIENVGLSEEDCKKKKELQEQMNEDEDVEDTIEGLVQSAEIISFNKL, encoded by the exons atggcaaACACATATGACGAATTATATGTACCTTTaagttattatattttgcaCAATGATGGAAATACAGATAATTCTGGAACTAGCCAAGGTGCCAAAaagggaaataaaaaaaaagaagttGGAAA ATCATCTCTAATTATTGATATAAAACCTTATGGGGAAGATACGAATTTAGATGAAGTATTAAAGCTTGTAAAAGAGATTGAGATGGAAGGATTAACTTGGGGAAAAGCCCATAAAAAAACTCCCTTTGCTTTCGGGCTTTTTAAATTACAA gTTTCCTGTATTATTGTTGATGATCTAGTTAACACAGACGAGCTTATTGAAATGATTGAAAATGTTGGATTAAGCGAAGAggattgtaaaaaaaagaaagaattACAAGAACAGATGAATGAAGATGAAGATGTTGAAGATACAATTGAAGGGCTTGTTCAATCAGCCgaaattatatcatttaataaattataa
- a CDS encoding inner membrane complex protein 1d, putative, which produces MEMLLQDINECTNNDEDSMGINTKNDFINQENEMHVSVIKPITKRVIHCEDTKINAFYKPVELVEEVNTYVKKGDEYLVKLYENIKKLYKKNSESKLKSDMGLMKYNAQYNISNSVEQDIKTDNVQFNLYKESNNGVPKIETLFIPKLEKNIEVVNCLKEHINVDYTYLVPKPVVIPVDVPILKFKDNYKIVPIRKKIIPRIKYTDEVIYVDCFIEKPYIVYDDIILPIPCDVPIEENKYIDNAPLISE; this is translated from the exons ATGGAGATGCTATTACAAGATATTAATGAATGCACAaat AACGACGAAGATTCCATGGGAATAAACACAAAGAATGATTTTATCAAtcaagaaaatgaaatgcACGTAAGTGTAATAAAGCCGATCACAAAAAGAGTCATTCATTGTGAggatacaaaaataaatgcattCTATAAGCCAGTGGAATTGGTTGAAGAGGTTAATACTTATGTTAAAAAAGGAGATGAATATCTTGTAAAGTtgtatgaaaatattaaaaaattatataaaaaaaatagtgaaagtaaattaaaaagtgaTATGGGATTGATGAAATATAATGCCCAATATAACATAAGCAATAGTGTTGAACAAGATATAAAAACTGATAATGTtcaatttaatttatataaagaatcCAATAATGGCGTACCAAAAATAGAAACACTTTTTATACcaaaattagaaaaaaatattgaagttgttaattgtttaaaagaacatataaatgttgattatacatatttagtTCCAAAACCTGTAGTTATACCAGTTGATGTTCCTATACTAAAATTTAaggataattataaaattgtacCAATAcggaaaaaaattattccacgtataaaatatactgATGAAGTTATTTATGTAGATTGCTTTATTGAAAAGCCTTATATAGTTTATGACGACATTATATTGCCAATACCATGTGATGTTCCaatagaagaaaataaatacattgaTAATGCTCCCTTAATATCTGAATAG